In one window of Ruminococcus hominis DNA:
- a CDS encoding insulinase family protein, whose translation MNIKDLNAYELIQEADLSDIKSKGYLLKHKKSGARVLLMENDDENKVFTIGFRTPPSDSTGVPHIMEHSVLCGSKNFPVKDPFVELVKGSLNTFLNAMTYPDKTVYPVASCNDKDFQNLMHVYMDAVFYPNIYQHDEIFRQEGWSYKLEDAAEKLEYNGVVYNEMKGAFSSPEGVLDRVILNSLFPDTSYANESGGDPEVIPELTYEQFLDFHRKYYHPSNSYIYLYGDMDMAEKLEWLDKEYLSTFDKDKVDSEIQYQKPFDKVIEVEQEYSISSEESEEDNTYLSYNKVIGTSLDEKLYLAFQILDYALLSAPGAPLKKALMDAEIGKDIMGSYDNGIYQPIFSVIAKNANVEQKEKFIQVIEDTLRDIVNNGMDKKALAAGINYHEFRFREADFGNYPKGLMYGLQLFDSWLYDETKPFIHMQAIPTFEFLKGQLDTDYFENLIQKWLLDNTHGSIVVIKPEQGRTARMDKELDEKLQTYKASLSDEDIQNLVERTKQLVEYQESEDLKEDMEKIPVLGRDDISKEIAPIYNEEIKVGDVQMVHHNVETNGIGYVTLMFDLSEVEEKQLPYLGLLQAVLGIIDTTHYEYGELFNEINVHTGGIGTSLELYPDVRHVKEKAFRATFEIKGKALYPKMDVLFKMMREILMESKLDDEKRLKEILSMTKSRLQMGFLSSGHTTAALRALSYASPLSKFKDDTDGIGYYEVVKDIEEHFTEKKDELIANLQKLARQIFRTDNMMVSYTSSTEGLDVVKKEIENLVSGEAALNAGTTREEAKCVLHCKKRNEGFKTSSKVQYVARVGNFIDGGAEYDGALQILKVILSYDYLWQNVRVKGGAYGCMSNFNRLGEGYLISYRDPNLERTMEVYEGVVDYLKNFMVDERDMNKYIIGTMSNIDRPMNPAAKGDRSMNLYMNHVSAEMIRKERADILNAQQEDIRKLAKVLEAMLAAKQICVIGSEEKIEAQKEMFDEVRTLF comes from the coding sequence ATGAATATCAAAGACTTGAATGCATATGAATTGATTCAAGAAGCAGATTTGTCGGATATTAAATCGAAAGGATATCTGCTAAAACATAAAAAAAGCGGGGCAAGAGTTCTGCTTATGGAAAATGATGATGAAAATAAAGTTTTTACGATTGGATTTCGTACACCACCTTCAGATAGTACAGGTGTGCCGCATATTATGGAACATTCGGTTTTGTGTGGGTCGAAAAACTTCCCAGTCAAAGACCCGTTTGTAGAGTTGGTAAAAGGCTCATTGAACACATTTTTAAATGCGATGACATACCCGGATAAGACAGTATATCCGGTTGCAAGCTGTAATGACAAAGATTTTCAGAATCTGATGCATGTGTATATGGATGCCGTGTTTTATCCAAATATTTATCAGCATGATGAGATTTTCCGTCAGGAAGGTTGGAGTTATAAATTGGAAGATGCTGCTGAAAAACTGGAGTACAATGGTGTTGTATACAATGAGATGAAGGGTGCATTTTCGTCACCGGAAGGAGTGCTGGATCGTGTGATACTAAATTCATTGTTCCCAGACACTTCTTATGCAAATGAGTCCGGAGGTGATCCGGAGGTGATTCCGGAACTTACGTACGAGCAATTTTTAGATTTCCATAGAAAATATTATCATCCTTCAAACAGCTATATTTATCTATATGGTGATATGGATATGGCGGAAAAACTGGAATGGCTGGATAAAGAATATCTCTCAACATTTGACAAAGATAAAGTGGATTCAGAAATTCAATATCAGAAGCCATTTGATAAGGTTATCGAAGTAGAACAAGAGTATTCAATTTCCAGCGAAGAGTCGGAAGAAGACAACACATATCTTTCATACAATAAAGTAATTGGAACAAGTCTGGATGAAAAATTGTATCTTGCGTTCCAGATATTGGATTATGCGTTGTTATCCGCTCCGGGAGCTCCACTGAAAAAAGCTCTTATGGATGCAGAGATTGGAAAAGATATCATGGGTTCATATGACAATGGTATTTATCAGCCAATCTTCTCTGTTATTGCAAAGAATGCAAATGTAGAGCAAAAAGAGAAGTTTATACAGGTTATCGAAGATACATTACGTGATATTGTCAACAATGGTATGGATAAGAAAGCGTTGGCAGCGGGAATTAATTATCATGAATTCCGTTTCCGTGAAGCAGATTTTGGTAATTATCCAAAAGGATTGATGTATGGTCTTCAGTTGTTTGATAGTTGGTTGTATGACGAGACAAAACCATTTATCCACATGCAGGCGATTCCAACATTTGAATTTTTAAAGGGTCAGCTGGATACGGATTATTTTGAAAATCTAATTCAAAAGTGGTTGCTTGACAATACACATGGATCAATTGTGGTAATCAAGCCAGAGCAGGGAAGAACTGCAAGAATGGATAAAGAACTCGACGAGAAGCTTCAGACATATAAAGCTTCCTTAAGTGATGAAGACATCCAGAATCTTGTAGAACGTACAAAACAGCTGGTTGAATATCAGGAATCGGAAGATTTAAAAGAAGATATGGAGAAGATACCGGTTCTTGGACGCGATGATATTTCAAAAGAGATTGCACCGATCTATAACGAAGAAATAAAAGTTGGAGATGTACAGATGGTACATCACAATGTAGAGACAAATGGAATCGGATATGTAACTTTGATGTTTGACCTTTCAGAGGTGGAAGAGAAACAACTTCCGTATCTCGGTTTGTTACAGGCAGTACTTGGTATTATTGATACGACACATTATGAGTATGGAGAGTTGTTTAATGAAATCAATGTGCATACTGGTGGAATCGGAACATCATTGGAGCTTTATCCAGATGTAAGACATGTAAAAGAAAAAGCATTCCGTGCAACATTTGAAATAAAAGGTAAAGCATTATATCCAAAGATGGATGTTTTGTTTAAAATGATGAGAGAGATTCTGATGGAATCTAAGCTTGATGATGAAAAGCGTCTGAAAGAAATTCTTTCAATGACAAAATCTCGCTTGCAGATGGGATTCTTATCATCGGGACATACAACAGCTGCATTACGTGCTCTTTCGTATGCATCACCGTTATCGAAGTTCAAAGATGATACGGATGGAATCGGTTATTACGAAGTAGTAAAAGATATTGAAGAACATTTCACAGAGAAAAAAGATGAACTGATTGCTAATTTGCAAAAGCTGGCAAGACAGATTTTCCGCACAGATAATATGATGGTAAGTTATACTTCTTCTACAGAAGGTCTGGACGTTGTTAAAAAAGAAATTGAAAATCTTGTAAGTGGAGAAGCTGCGCTTAACGCTGGAACAACAAGAGAAGAGGCGAAATGTGTTCTGCATTGTAAGAAACGAAATGAAGGGTTCAAGACATCTTCGAAAGTTCAGTATGTAGCAAGAGTAGGTAACTTTATTGATGGTGGAGCAGAATATGACGGAGCTTTACAGATTTTGAAGGTGATTTTGAGTTATGATTATCTCTGGCAGAATGTGCGTGTAAAAGGTGGTGCATATGGTTGCATGAGCAATTTTAACCGTCTTGGAGAAGGATATTTGATTTCTTATCGAGATCCAAATCTGGAACGTACAATGGAAGTATATGAAGGCGTTGTGGATTACCTGAAGAATTTTATGGTAGATGAACGCGATATGAATAAATATATTATCGGAACAATGAGTAATATTGATCGCCCGATGAATCCGGCAGCGAAGGGTGATCGTTCAATGAATTTATATATGAACCATGTTTCAGCAGAAATGATCCGTAAAGAAAGAGCCGATATTTTAAATGCACAACAGGAGGATATCCGTAAACTTGCAAAAGTGCTGGAGGCAATGCTTGCTGCAAAACAGATTTGTGTTATCGGAAGCGAAGAAAAGATAGAAGCACAAAAAGAAATGTTTGATGAAGTGAGAACATTATTTTAA
- a CDS encoding tRNA dihydrouridine synthase, with protein MKIYTAPLEGITGHVFRTALYHHFGGADKYFIPFIRPNQNGNFSTREKQDIMPENNLNMYPVPQILTNKAEDFLQTAEKLEAYGYKEINLNLGCPSKTVISKMRGSGFLAYPDELEQFLDEIFRKCKLEISIKTRIGKESPDEFVRLLEIYNKYQMKELIIHPRVQKDFYKNHPNKDVFAEALEKSKNPICYNGDIFTKNDYEEFRKEFPTVDCIMLGRGLLKNPGLIREIKKNKPVDKISLRAFHDELYAGYKEVLSGDKTILFKMKELWSFLGPIFTNYEKYVKKIKKCEKLYKYDEAVEKLFQEQELVS; from the coding sequence ATGAAAATATATACAGCACCTTTGGAAGGGATTACCGGACATGTGTTTCGAACAGCACTTTATCATCATTTTGGCGGAGCTGATAAATACTTCATCCCATTTATCAGACCAAATCAAAATGGTAATTTTAGCACAAGAGAAAAACAAGATATTATGCCGGAGAATAACTTGAATATGTATCCTGTTCCGCAGATTTTGACCAATAAAGCGGAAGATTTTTTACAGACAGCAGAAAAGCTAGAAGCATATGGATATAAAGAAATCAATTTGAATCTGGGATGTCCGTCAAAAACAGTGATTTCAAAAATGAGAGGATCCGGATTCTTAGCGTATCCGGATGAATTGGAACAATTTTTAGATGAGATTTTTAGGAAGTGTAAATTAGAAATTTCTATCAAAACCCGGATTGGAAAAGAAAGCCCGGATGAATTTGTCAGACTGTTAGAAATTTATAATAAATATCAGATGAAAGAACTGATTATACATCCGCGTGTACAAAAGGATTTTTATAAAAATCATCCGAATAAGGATGTATTTGCAGAAGCATTGGAAAAGAGTAAAAATCCAATTTGTTATAACGGAGATATATTTACAAAAAATGATTACGAGGAATTTAGAAAAGAATTTCCGACTGTAGACTGTATTATGTTGGGAAGAGGTCTGTTGAAAAATCCTGGACTTATCAGGGAAATTAAAAAAAATAAACCGGTAGACAAAATATCCTTAAGAGCATTTCATGATGAATTGTATGCAGGATACAAGGAAGTGCTCTCAGGGGACAAGACAATTTTATTTAAAATGAAAGAATTATGGAGCTTCCTTGGACCTATTTTTACCAATTATGAAAAATATGTCAAAAAGATTAAAAAATGTGAAAAACTGTATAAGTATGATGAAGCGGTAGAAAAATTGTTTCAAGAGCAAGAACTGGTAAGTTGA